The genomic segment CTGATTTCTTTTTGTAGGAGAAaacatttagaaaccaagatctggagTCAGTTGTGCTCATTGCTACTACAGTATCATTTCTAGACCCTTTGGTGAGCAGACCTAAGaaatgatagatagatggatggatggagggagggatggataaGTACGTAGGTAGGCAGACAGTTATCTTTGCTTAGTACATTCATTGCAGTTACAGGTGGTCCTCACTGTGTAAAAGGAGTAGACTGCACAGGAAGTAGTTTTGTTGTTGAAGCTCAGTTGGCAGCAACGTACGAAGTTGCTCAGAAAGAGCCCATGCCTCTTCCAGGGCTCCATGAGTGTCCAGGCTGTTGGCCGGACCTCTGTGGCTGGGTTGTCTCTTGCTCAAGACCTGGATTAGGTAAGATCCCAAGTTACCTCCAAAGGACTTGTTCTCTGAGCAATGTCCAAACCCGGAACCTCCCAGAGGCCATGACTCAGAGGTCAAGAATGCACACAAAGCCCTGGACCAGGGACTCATCCCCTctgaatttgtaaaataaaggtaATGTGACCTGTTCTGGCCCAGCATTGTTGTAAAGATTTTAAATTGCTAACCAATCTTTTCAACATATGTATTACAAAATTCTCTTTTCCACTGTTTTAATAACACAGTTTGAAATATCATTGCTCTATTATCTGCTTTAATATATTTCACTAAGATAACTActcttttatcaaatactttCAGGTTATCACTCAGCAATTTTTTGCAAActaagattctattttttttaatcttttgaaaaaACACTATTTGGGTTTGGAATAGAATAGTGTAACAACTATATTAGAAGAACAACTTTAAGATGTTTCACCTCCCTCTCAGAAGCAGTACATGTCTCTTAAGTCCTATTGATGcttttcaataaaatttcatttgtctTCTGACTTGGAGGGGACACAGACTTTGGAGAGAGACCTCAATTCTAGCTCTGTGgctctagctgtgtgatcttaagcACCTGTCTTCAGTACTCTGTACTTCagttttttaatctgaaaaactGGGTGATAATCATACCTCCTTCACAGCATCAAATTAAAATGTGGTATTTGAATGAAACAATCTACAGGAAAATGCCTCACGTAGCTTGGAGCATGTCCTCtgtgctcaggaaatgtttctCTCTGCTCTCGTCTTTCTGTAGGTCAGAATCACATTGCGATGGCAGGTGTGAGAGCGCGGGTCTGCGGGAGGAGGACAGTGATGGGCCTCTGCAAGGGCCTTGGCTGCTGAATGCCCAAAGAAAAGTGTCGTTCAGAGACAGACTTTGCAGTCAGACAGGCCTACGcttgaatcctagctctgccactgcTTTAGGCAAGTTACCTACCTCTTAGAGCCTCAGGTTCTCATTTGTAAAGCAGAGATAACAGTTTCCTCGAAGGAATGTTGGCAGCTTAAATAAGCTAATGTGTATAATGCACTTTGCCGAGGTATGGTACACAGCGTACTCATCAAGCATTAACTATGTCCCTCACGAGGCCCACAGGACAGAGTTTTGACGTAGGACTCTCTAGAGCAATGTCTTTGTTGCCCTTCCTTATAAGACAGCTactcaaataattattttctgtgtcACAATTACAGGTTGTAGCTGGGTAATTATCGGGCCACAGACTGAAATTGCCCTTCACATAGTACCCAGCTGAGCCTTAAGACCTCCCCCCAACTTATTTGGGCCACAGACCCATTTTGTGGAGGAGAGAATTCCAGCCATAACTCCACACTTCCAGGCCCCGTGGTCTCCCCTACCCAGGAGGATAGTCCAGGGATCGGTGTGACATAATCTCTTGGTTGGACACCATTGGTTTTCTCAGGGAGAtagaactaaattttttttttttttttggttcttttcaaCTCAGAAGACAGACTTGGAAAGTCCCCTAAGAAGAATTTCTCACTCACACACAGTGGTGGGGTTTCTTTAACCTCCTACTCCCTGGTGCAGTTTGCGTTCTCATTCATCTTTTCTAATCTGGCTTTTAAAAACCCAGCTTTTTGTGTTTTGCTGCATTGTCATTGGTCGTTGCGAGTCACCGCTGAAACAAAGGGTGTGGGCCTCTTAGATGACTGACCCTGTGTCAGCTAAGGGTTGGCTCTGGGTCACCCTGGGATCCTGTCCCCATGTTCTCAGATGTGAGTCGGCAGAGCCCCAAGCCAATGATGGACTAGCTGCCAAAGGGCCCTACCCAAGTCTGGTGTGGACAGAGAATGAGGGAGTCTGCATCGTTCACATTGGGGCCCCATGATGGGAAGGGATGATGATCAGAGGTGGTGGACTCTCGTCTACCTAGATTTGGATCCCAGCTGCTCCACTGACTCTTAACCCTTCTCgaccagtttccttatctgtaagatgaACATAACAATAGTGTCTGTCTTACATGGTGCCTGTGAAGACACTGAATGAGGgaatacatgtaaagcatttagcacaataGTACCATTTCCTGTACTTTTctatatgtttttattaaaaataaatacaatgccaCCAAGTCTTATGGGAAGCTCTTCACACTGTAAAAGTAGGTGTGCTCATCAAGTGGCAGCTATTACCAAGTAAGCTAcagagtgatcttttaaaaggCTGCATCAAGGATTCTCAAACTTGTTGAAGCTGACTTTTGTTGCTATTACAACTCTTAGCAGCCTGTGCAGTGGGAAGAGAATGGGCTCTCCGCTTGCTGGCTGTGTGTCCTGAGCAAGTTAATAGTccctctgagtctgtttcctgtCTGCCAAACAGGGAGAATAATGCCTACTTTGTAGGACTGCTATGAGAATTAAAGGGGTCGATGAGTGTAAAAGTCTTGCATGTAGTAAAATGCTCAGTATGTTCATTGCTTCCCTCTCAGCGCCCCCCTGCTGTCCTGCTTCCCCCCACTGCAGTGCCACCAGCATGCACTGGGTAGTCAGCAAATACACAGGGATGTGAGACATGTCATTACCCTCAAGATCACATACTAGGTAGtgattttcaaaaacaatttttaacaCATCCCACAGTGTGAAATACACTTTATATCATGATCCagttcttacacacacacacccctgaaaCAAAGGGTTCACAATGATATACATAACTTGTCACAATCCACTGTATTAATTTCATGACACAATcacaatcttaattttttttcagtttatgaagatattatttacatacagtaaagttCGCCATttaggtatatatttatatgaatttttacaACCTTTAGTCATTTGACCACTACTACATTGAGACAAGAACTATTTCTATCACTCCAGAATATTCCCTTATGCCTCTATAACCATTCTTCTCCAGAACCCAGCCCCTCCCAATcactgatctgatttctgtctctaAAGTTTGACCTTTTCCAGGGTGTTACATAAATAGAACCATATACTATATGACCTTTTGAggctggtttctttcatttaccaaTAATGTTTTAGAAATTCTTCTAATGTAGTGATATGTGTCAGTAGCTACTTCCTTTATATTGCCCTGTCATGTTTCATCGTATGGATGGACAATTTATACATTTATCACATTTTAATTGTTTCCAGGTatggacaattatgaataaagctgctataatcaTTCACACACAGGATTTTATATGGACATATGtcctcatttctctgggataaataacTCAGAATGGGACTGCTGGGTCATGTGGAAACTGCCAAACTATATCCACAGTGGGTGTACCATCTTGCAGTCTCACCAGTGGTGTATGAGAGTTTCCATATTTCTGTGTACTCACCAGCATCTGCTTTGTCAGATTCTTTGTTTTAGCAATTTTAATAGGTATGCAGTGGTACctaatgtggttttaattttcattttgagttGAGCATGTTTTCCTGTGATTGTCatctatgtatcttctttggtaaatgttcagatcttttgctcattttttgattgggttgtctgttttcttctgagttgtagtgttctttatatagtctgaTTAACAACCCGTTATCATAGATGTGTTTCACAAAtgctttctcccagtctgtgttttattttcattttctgaacaGTGTCTTTAGAAGAGAAGTTTCATTTGGATCAAGTCTAGTTTCTCCATTTGTCTTATGGTTTGTGCCGTTTGTGTCCTATCCAAGAAATCTTGGcataaaccagtcacaaagattttctcctgtaagttttatagttttaaaaagattttacatttaggtctatgatctattCATCTGTGGTACAAGATGGGGGCCAGGGTTCTTGTGTTGCATTTGGATGCCCAGCAGTCTGTACCTTGATAAAGCTGGGGAGGAGGGCCATGTGAAAAGCAGATCATGATGTAATAGAATGGTGGGCATTACCAGAGAGGGCTTGCAAGGGACAGGGAAGCCCTAAGAGGAGAGCTGTTAATGTAGGGGTGATCTGGGGAGTCTTACAGAGGCAGTGACTCAGGAGGGTCTAAAAGGTTGCCAGCATAGAAGGTGGAGGATGGTGTAAGGAGAGCACAGACAGGGCAGATGACAgtgtgagggtgggtgcagtGGTCTGCAGAGTGCCAGAGCAGAGATGGCGGTGAGGGGCAGGGTTGGAGGTGAGATTGGAAGAGCAAGGTGGTTTGAGCAGGCAGTAGCGCTGCAGGAAGAGCAGTCTGCAGTCTGATATGGTAGACGGACAGAAAGAAGGCAGGGAGCCAAGTGAGGATATAGGGGAGTGGAAATGAGATCAGAGCTCTGGGAGTAGCTATAGGGATGGGTTCATGGAGACAGAGTGGAGAAAAATTTTAGGAATGAGTCAGGGCTTCCTCCTGCCTCCTAGGCTCAGGCAGTTGGATGACTGAGAAGAGTTCACAGCAGGTTTGGGGCAAGAAGAATTCTGTTAGCCTTCTGGTATCTGCAGGAGGGACAGGTGGAGATGTCCTGGAGGCAGCTGGGTACACACCAGGGGGGTGCTGTAGCTCAGTGACGACAGTGCATCCCCACAAACCCTCCGCCACTCTCGTGAATCCGCtttcctccccgcccccaccccatgtggactgaggaaggagatggctcACTTGTGGGTCCAGCCCCCGCCTGAGCCCTCTGGAGAACTGGCCAGGTTCAGCACCCAGGCCGGGCCCCCTCCCCAGCTGCGGGTCTCTGCACAGCAGCCGCCTCTCCCTTGGGCCCTCACCCCGCCCGTCTTGGGTGCCTCATGGCCCATGTGCTCCAGGCTTCTGCTGCTCTCTTGACTTCATCCTGGGCTTGTTTCTCTTCAGACACTCCAGATGGTCAATGCCTTCCTGCGATATCAGAGTGCCCCATCAGACAGGGAAGAATCGCAAGGGCACCCAACCCCTAGACAGTTGGGTAGCTGAACATTTCTATGTACCCGACATGGCCTCCATCCTCAGGGGGCGGTCTCCATGCAGACAGCCTCCTCAGAAGACAGACATGTGGTGAGAAGTGCTCTGGCCTGCTCGCCGCCCTTGCTGGGTGACTTTGAGGAAGTCCCTCCTTAGgcctctgttttcccatctggaCACCAGGATCCATTCCCAACCTACTCCCACAGCTCTTGGCACATCTTCCTTGTCCCTGCAGCCTCACTACATCTTGTCTTGGTTTCCCTGCTGACCTGGGCTCTTCTCAAGGGCAGCACTGGGGCCAGTTCTCGTCTGTGCCCACCACACCCAGCATCAGGGAAACACCACTGGTTCCACAGGTTGGCTCTTGGGGAAGTATCATATTGGAAACCAAGAGGGCACATACCCTGCTCTCTAGAAACTTAAAGAGAAGTTAGACTCCAAGACTCTGCTGAAGTAGACTGACCAGCCCTAGACTCTGGAGGCAGTGCCATCAGTCAGGGCCGGCGGAGTTTGTTGAGAAGTGGGTAAAGAGCCCTTGGAAAGGGTGCTTGATGGCAGTCTCACATGTGCACTGAACTCAGAGTTTCAGAGGAGGCTGGGGAGCCACGGTGGGAAGAGCAGACCACTGGGAGCCAAAAGCACCTTCACAGCAAGGCAAGTTGACACGGGAGCATGAGAGCCCAGCAGAGGGTGTCGTTTGGAGTCCAGAGGGCTGAGTGAACTGTTGTGGACCTGAGAGATGGCTGGAAAGGACACCAATCACAGCCATTCATCATTGTACATTATCTgagacagagaaataaataaggCGACAGTGGTACAGCAGAAGGAGCAGTGGGTTTGGAATCAAATCTCAGCATTGGTTAAGTACTTAGCGTGTACCAGTTTGGCTAGTAAGTACTTACACAATTCTCTCATAGAAAGGGGACCTGGGTTTGAATCGTGGCATggcccttcacctctctgagcatgGGGACTGAACCCTGGCACTCTTGGCCTTATCTGCACAATAGGGATGGATGGTGGTCTGGTCTATGTCAAAAGATGTATGGCTGTTATATAAGCAAATGTTTGTAAGAGCAGGTAGTAACAGCATTCAGTCCAGGTACATTTTGCACCACTGATTCCAGACCAATTAAAACAATCTCTGAAGGTGGAGACtagactttgttttgttttttttttaattcctagtAAACCTTACATGCTCTAGACAGTTTGGAAATTATCACCCACCCACTTGTTCATCAAGTACTAACTTATTTCAACACTCATTGATCTATATTAAGGAGATGAGAACTATGACTGCCCAGATATTATGGACTGAATTTTTTGTCCCCCGAATTCATTTGTTGAAATCCAACATGATGGTATAAGGAGGCGGGGCCTTTGGGAGttgattaggtcatgaaggtggaggCCCCTGGAATGGAATTATTGCTCTTATATAAGAGATTCCAGAGAGCTTTCTTGCCCCTCCTGCCACATGAGGACAGTGAGAAGATGGCCCTTACCAGACACCAAGTCTGCCCACACCATGCTCTTGGACttaccagcctccagaactatgagaaataattgttacttaagccacccagtccgtGGTATTCTGTTATGCCAGCCCCAACAGACTAAGACACCAGTTATGGTTGAGTAACGGACATTTCTCCCTTGTCTTCCTCTCTAGGACTCCTTGCCAGCACTGCAGTCTCCTGCCATGTCTGACCCCATCACGCTAAACGTCGGAGGGAAGCTCTACACAACCTCACTGGCAACCTTGACCAGCTTCCCTGACTCCATGCTGGGTGCCATGTTCAGCGGGAAGATGCCCACCAAGAGGGACAGCCAGGGCCACTGTTTCATTGATCGTGACGGCAAAGTGTTCCGCTACATCCTCAACTTCCTGCGGACCTCCCACCTGGACTTGCCTGAGGACTTCCAGGAGATGGGCCTGCTCCGCAGGGAAGCCGACTTCTACCAGGTGCAGCCTCTCATTGAGGCACTGCAGGAGAAGGAGGTGGAGCTCTCCAAGGCCGAGAAGAATGCCATGCTCAACATCACACTGAACCAGCATGTGCAGACGGTCCACTTCACTGTGCGCGAGGCACCCCAAATCTACAGCCTTTCCTCCTCCAGCATGGAGGTCTTCAACGCCAACATCTTTAGCACCTCTTGCCTCTTCCTCAAGCTCCTTGGCTCCAGGCTCTTCTACTGCTCCAATGGCAATCTCTCCTCCATCACCAGCCACCTGCTGGACCCCAACCACCTGACTCTGGACTGGGTGGCCAATGTGGAAGGCCTGCCAGAGGAGGAATATACTAAGCAGAACCTCAAGAGGCTCTGGGTGGTGCCATCCAACAAGCAGATCAACAGCTTCCAGGTCTTTGTGGAGGAGGTGCTAAAAATTGCTCTGAGTGATGGCTTCTGCATCGATTCTTCTCACCCACATGCTGTGGACTTCATGAACAATAAGATTATTCGGTTAATACGGTACAGGTAAAAGGACCCCAGCAACACTGGAAGGGGGACTCCCAAGGAGCCTCACATGAGCCAGGGTCCTGGGGAGTGTCTCACTGGTGGTCTGAAGCCAGGCACACTACTAATCTGTATTAATCACAAGCAGGACTTGATTCCCCCCATGATGCAGTGCACCTGTAGGAATCCACGTGTCCTCTCAACAGAGCTACCTTTTCCTGGCCATTTGGAGCTGGAGATGGGCAGTGTTTTACGGCAAGTGAATAGTCTGCCGATGTGTCCTAAAGGAGGCTGCAGGAGGGCTTTCTGACTGGACAAAGGAATAGCAATTTTTTCATGGACCCCAGCTCTCTCTGTACCACTAGGCAGCATCTCACTTAGCTGTCTTTAAAAAGAGCCCTTGGAGAGGATGGGGTAAGAACAAAAGGCTCCCTTTGGTTTCCCAGGATCTGACATAACCAGATTCCCATCCTGCCTGCTCCTCATCCCTAGGATACAGCCAGCCCCTTGGACTTGTTTGCCCAGAGGCAACCACATCTGGCTGGCTTGGAAGCGCAATGTGATCTCAGAGCTGTGGCTTAGTACTGCAGGGGTAGAGCTGTGAACTGTCTCGTGGCCTAGAGGAGTGAGCATCCAGGCAGGGTTCAGAAGGTGGGGTATCTCTCTTCACTGAGCCAAATCTAGGCATTTCAGGATTTCTGGCTTCATATGAGCTGCTGTCCCTGCAAAGATATGAAAGTATCTGGAGCTAGTGCAGTGAAAGGCACTTCAGAATATGACCTGTTACCTGACTTTTGTAATCCTTTCCCCAAGAATTTGAAGTATCATTGAAAGAAGGTCATTTTGAACAAACATATTATGGACTCTCAGGGTTGGAAAATGAGTCAATGGTTACTtagtcctcccccaccccaacacaccgCAGCACACTTGTGCGGAGCACCCCTCCCTAGTACCTTCACGTGATGCACTGTCCCTGTTCACATATTTCCAGCAGGGGAAGCCCGCGGTCCCCAAAGCAGCCCTGCATGTTTGGCTGGGGTGCTGTTAGCAGGTCCTTCCTTATATTGAGCCAAACTTTGTCTTTCCACTCCCATTTTCTTGTcttgattttcctttcttctcattcaaatatgtattttctctttcaaaatagtCACTTTGAGAGGCCAGATacttattctgaaaatattattatTGAAGTCAGGATTCCCCTTGGGACTTGTCTTCAGAATGCAGGTGAGCCCCTCCCAACCCCAATTCATGTGGCTGGCCTCCTTTGTAAACTCCATGCCACCCACCTTCTCCACCAGCCGCGGCTCCGCACAGCTTTTGACCACCTCTGGAGGTGGGTGAGATTCGCTGCCCCCGAGGAAGGGCTCCTGGAGGAAAGAGAGCAGGGCCTTGGGGGGCACTGTACAGTGACGAGCCCATGGTGGTCTGAACATACCATTGCCCGTGGAGTAAGCATCCAGTCCCTACGACACTGCTCTGAAGGAGGTGGCCTTCCCCAGTCGCATTGCTTCTAGTCATGAGCATGCGGGGGTGAGAGGGCAAGACACCCACGCCACCACTTCCCAGGGGGTGATAAACAGTGCAGGCTTCGAAACTGCACATTATGATTCATCCCTGGAGTGAGTATGGCCTTGGGAGTCCTGGAATCTCCCCCGCCCCCGCCTCGCAGGGGGTCCTCAGGCAAAGCCAGGGAAGCCTAGTGACACAGGCCCCCACAGGAGGTGGCCCGAGGAAGGGGCTTCCCATAGTTACACAGTGTATATGCTGGGTCCTCTATGCTGGGCTATGGGCAGGGCTGCATCCATTAGGTAATAAAGGCCTCTCCCCCTACAGTGGGACCCAGGAGTCTCTGACAGCTGCCCCAGGCCACCAGGCCAATGGTACTTGGGAAAGCCACTCAGAAGAACCCCACTTAGAACAGACAGCAGAAGCTGTAACCACAACACAAGTTTAAGGAAGAAACGTCATAAATATCACTGCCCCTTTTTCCGCTCCATAAAAACTCTCCTCCATCTTTTTGGTGCTTCTTAATTCAAGCAGCTTGACTTTAGAGAAAGAACATAACCTGTGAAGCCACTAATGTGCTGTGTGACTTTATACAAGTAACTCACATCACTGAGCCACCTCCAtctctttatctgtgaaatgggcttaACAGTAATACATAAccctacctacctcacagggctgttgtgaggatcaaatgaaataatgtatgcaaGAATGCAGTATAACCGATAAGTGGTTGTTACTATTTTACATATGCTTATAAGGAAAAAAGCCTGGTCTTGGAGTCAGGCTgacttgggtttgaattctggttctATCACTTGCTGTgtaatcttggacaagtcactgaacctctctgaTTTGTTTCCTCACCAGATGACAACCCCATCCCCCAGTGTTATGTGACTTAAAATGAGTTGGTATATATGAAAATTCCTAGCTAGGCCTGGCAGAtaggagctcagtaaatgttttctctttcaggAGGTAATAATGGTGGAGCGTTGTGTGAGGGACACCATGAGAGTCCAATTTAACAAGCCCTTCTGGAGCACGTGGTGTGTGAGCCTGAGGATGGGATGAGCCACCCAAAGGTTCAGTCTGGAAAAGCCCGGGAACTTGGGGAAAGCAAGCTCAGTTCTCAGAAAGGGCTTAATGGGTGGTGGAGCTGGCCCTTGGAGGGTAGGCTTGATCATGACAGAGCTAAGGAGGACACTGTGGGTGCTGGCAAGCAGAGGCCTGGGAGCATGCAGGGCTTGGGGGTGCGGGGGGTGACTGAAGGAAAGGTGCATTCTCGCAGagccacagtgcaaggggagggaCAGGTGGGGCAGTCAGCATATCACCATGCAGCCCCTTACTTGGGTGAAGCAAAACTGAGACAGAACACTGAGCATTGCAGGGCACAGGAGTCAGAGTGAGTGTGGACTAGGAGGCAGGGATGTGCTTCTTGTCATAAGCCCCTCACTGAACAAGACCCAGCAGTGATCAATGAGCTCAACTGGA from the Manis javanica isolate MJ-LG chromosome 11, MJ_LKY, whole genome shotgun sequence genome contains:
- the KCTD21 gene encoding BTB/POZ domain-containing protein KCTD21 produces the protein MSDPITLNVGGKLYTTSLATLTSFPDSMLGAMFSGKMPTKRDSQGHCFIDRDGKVFRYILNFLRTSHLDLPEDFQEMGLLRREADFYQVQPLIEALQEKEVELSKAEKNAMLNITLNQHVQTVHFTVREAPQIYSLSSSSMEVFNANIFSTSCLFLKLLGSRLFYCSNGNLSSITSHLLDPNHLTLDWVANVEGLPEEEYTKQNLKRLWVVPSNKQINSFQVFVEEVLKIALSDGFCIDSSHPHAVDFMNNKIIRLIRYR